In Gimesia chilikensis, the DNA window CAACGCTGATCTCCCCCCTGGCCATGGCTGGTCGAGAATACTTTTTCAAAGCGACCTGTCCGCGGTGTCATAAGATCGCAGGCACCTCAGCCCAGGCCATGATCGGCCCCGACCTGACTCATTTTGCGACGCGCAGCGAAATTGGTTCAGGCGTTCTGACCAACTCCACTGAGAACCTGACCCTCTGGCTCAAAAACCCCCAGGCGGTCAAACCCGGTTGTAAAATGCCGAACTTCAAGCTCAGTGAACAGAATCTTAAACAACTCGTAGCCTACCTGGAGACACTCAAGTGACGACAGGATCTGTTGAACAAGCCGACTATACCAGCCTCAAGTCCCCCGCGAACTACACGCGGCTGCTCGACTGGGTCAGTACGCTGGATCATAAAAAAATCGGCATCATGTACATCCTGACTGCCGTGTTCTACCTGGGGATCGGCGGCTTCGAAGCCCTGTTGATGCGGATTCAGCTTGCGCTGCCCAATAACACGTTTCTTGGGCCGAAAATGTTCAACCAGTTATTCACGATGCATGGGACTACCATGGTTTTCCTGGTGGGCATGCCCATACTGACGGGGTTTGCCAATTATTTTGTCCCCCTGATGATCGGTGCCCGCGATGTCGCCTTTCCACGTCTGAACTCGTTCGGCTTCTGGATCTTTTTCTTCGGGGCGGCACTATTGCACTTCAGCTTTCTGACGGGTTCCGCACCTAACGCCGGCTGGTTCAACTACGTTCCCCTCTCCACCAAAGCTTACAGCTCTCTGCAGGGAGTTGACTACTGGATCATCGGCCTGCTACTCATGGGGATTGGCTCCGTGTCGGGGGCGATCAACATCTTTGCCACGATTATCAGCCTCCGTGCGCCCGGCATGAGCCTGCAGCGGGTCCCGCTGTTTGTCTGGATGATGCTCATGCAGGTGATCCTGATCATCCTCGCTCTGCCGGCACTGAACTCGGCCCTGGCCATGTTGCTCATTGATCGCTGGCTGGGCTCTCCCTTCTTTGATCCCAGTCGCGGCGGTTCCGCAGTACTCTGGCAGCATTACTTCTGGATCTTCGGACACCCTGAAGTCTACATTCTGATTCTGCCCGGCTTCGGTATGATCAGCGAAATCATCCCCGTCTTCTCCCGCAAACCCATCTATGGTTATACCTTCGTCGCTGCTTCCTCAGTCGCCATCGTCCTCCTCGGGTACGGGGTCTGGGCGCACCACATGTTTGCTGTCGGCCTGGGCATGTATGCTGACATCTTTTTTGCCGTCGGTTCGCTGCTCATCGCGATCCCCACCGGTATTAAAGTCTTTAACTGGACAGCCACCCTCTGGGGCGGGGAAATCAATTTCAACACATCCCTGCACTTCGCTGTCGCGTTTCTGCTGCAGTTTGTGATCGGAGGATTGACCGGCATCATGTTCGCTGCGGTCCCCATCGACTGGCAGCTCACCGACACCTACTTCGTCGTCGCACACTTTCATTACGTGCTGATCGGCGGCCTCGTATTCGCCCTGTTCTCCGCCACCTATTACTGGTTCCCCAAAATGACCGGCCGGATGCTCAACGAGCGACTGGGGCTCACCCAGTTCTGGCTCTGGGTCATCGGATTCAACATGACCTTCATGGTTCAGCACTTCCTGGGCATGATGGGCATGCCCCGCCGTGTTTATACCTATGCCGACAATCCCGGCTGGGCACTGCTGAACGGAGTCGCTTCACTGGGAGCCCTCTTCATGGCCGTTGGTACTCTGGTGTTACTCTGGAATATCGCCGTGAGTCTCAAACGCGGTAAAATCGCCGGCGACAATCCCTGGGATGCCTTTACCCTCGAATGGGCGACCACTTCCCCGCCGCCCACTGAGAACTTCGAAACGGTTCCCGAAATCAAGAGCCGACGTCCCGTCTGGGATCTGAATCATCCCGAAAATGCAGACTGGAAAGTAGAAACCACTCCCGAAGACAAAGGCCGCCGTGGTAATCTTCCCAAGATCGCTGCCTGGGCTTTTATCGCTTCGGAGGCGGTCTTCTTCCTGCTGCTGCTGGTCGCCTATGTAGTCTTCAATACCCGCAGTGCGGAAGAGGAAGTCACGTCTGCCGTTCTGGACGTCAAACGGACCGGTATCTTCAGCCTGTTCCTGATTTCCAGCAGTGTCACCTTCTGGATTGCAGAACGGTTTCTGAAACGGGGGATGCAGAAAGCATTCAATATCTCCCTGGGACTGACGATCCTGCTGGGTATCACCTTCCTCTGCGGTCAGGCCTGGGAATACACGGGTCTCCTGATGGATAACATCACTATTAATACCGATCTGTTTTCAGCCACATTTTTCACCGTCACCGGCTTTCATGGCATCCACGTGACCGCGGGTGTGATCGCCCTGATCGTGATGCTGATCCTGGGCCTGAAAGGCAGCCTGACGGCCCGGAAATCAAACGTGTTCGCCGCCGTTGGCGTCTATTGGCATTTCGTCGATGTCGTCTGGATTGCCGTCTTTGGAATTATTTATCTGGGACTTCTCCAATGAGTTCATACTTCGATCTGACAAGCGAATTATGGAAATGGAGCTCGCCGATCTGGCTCCTGGTGCTGGCCCTGACCGGCCTGTACCTCGTCTGTCTGCGCGGACAGTCAGGCAAACAGATCGCCTGCTTTGCCCTGGCTCAGCTCACGCTGGCCCTGGCCTACATCTCTCCGATCGGCGTGCTTTCTGACGGTTACCTGTTCAGCGCACATGTCGTTCAGCATCTGGCCCTGCTGCTGATTGTTCCACTGCTGCTCCTGCTCAGTCTACCATCCTCTGCGATGGAAACCCTGTTTCAGAATCCGCTACTCAACCGCATCGGCCATGTGCTCGCGGTTCCTTTTCTGGGCTGGCTCAGTGGCCTGGGTGTGATGTGGTTCTGGCACATCCCTTCCTTCTGCAGTGCTTCAACTGAGAGCTACTCACTGGGAATTGTCCGCGACGCTACTTTTCTGCTGGCCGGCCTGGCATTCTGGTGGCCCATCTTCTCCCCCGTTAAACGCTTTCATCTTCCCTCAGCACAGGCTGTCTTGTACCTGTTCTCAGCTTGCCTGGGATGTACGCTTCTGGGAATCTATATCACATTTACCGTCATCTCGGTCTGCCCGGCCTTCGCGAACCCCGTCGATCGCATCGGAATTCTGAACATGCTCTACGACCAGGGACTGACACCTGCCACCGATCAGAAACTGGGCGGCCTGCTGATGTGGGTTCCCCCCTGCTCGCTCTATGTCACAGCCATCATGGTCACACTCAGACGCTGGTATGCAGACATGGAACCCATGGCGGCACCTGACACAACAGGCTCCTTGAGGGAGGCACATCGATGAACGAGACCACAACCGCGGAAACAGAGACCGAAACAGAAGAACCGGAACTGCGACCGACCTATGCCCCTGCCGCGTTGTCCATGGGAATCATGTTTGCCTTCTGGGGAATTCTCACTCACTGGAGTATGTCCCTGATCGGAGGCCTGATGATGTTCGGCGCCATCTGGGCCTGGATGCATGAGATCCGCACTACATGGAGTAAAACACCTTGAACAGCGATCAGCCCACAAACGAAACACCCTGCTGTCAGCAACAACAGCGCAGAACCTTTCTGGCCCGACTGTCGATTGCCCTCTCTGCAGTCATCGGTGTCATCATCGCTTTGCCCGGCATTGGCTTTGTACTCGCCCCGGTGTTCCGTAAACCCAAACAGAAATGGCGGAAAGTCGGCAAGCTGGATGATTTCAAAGTCGGCGGGTTTGTGCTGGTACAGTATGAAGACAGTTCTTCCGTCCCCTGGGCAGGCATCACAGCCAAAGAGGGTGCCTGGATCCGCCGCGCAAGTGAAACCGAGTTCATCGCCTTTTCGATCAACTGTCGGCACCTGGGTTGCCCCGTCAGATGGGTCGATGATCCCCGGCTGTTTATGTGCCCCTGTCACGGAGGCGTGTATTACGAAGATGGGACCGTCGCCGCTGGTCCACCACCAGAGCCACTGCAGCGACTGAATGTTCGCATCAATAATGGTCAGGTTGAAATTGAATCCGGGCCGACACCATTGACACTGACCAAAATCACTTGAAATCACCTTTGAAAAGCGAGTAGCCGGCTGAATGAGCAAGAATCCTCTGATGCGAACCTGGAACTGGATCGACAATCGAATCGGATATTCCGATTACATTGTGCCGCTCATGGTGCATCTGGTCCCCGACAGTGCCCGCTGGTGGTACATCTTCGGGAGTGCGACACTCTGTGCATTCATGGTGCAGGTTTTCACCGGGGTCTGCCTGGCGATGGCCTATGTTCCCGGTGGTGAAAAAACCTACGAGAGCCTCGTCTATATCACCAACACTGCTCCCCTGGGCAACCTCTTGCGCGGCATGCACTATTACGGTGCCTCCGCGATGGTCATGCTGGCCGTCATCCATATGATCCAGGTCTACATGCATGCCACCTACAAATACCCCCGGGAAATGAACTGGATGAGCGGCGTGGTCCTGCTGTTTGTCGTGCTGGGGATGGCCTTCACCGGACAGTTGCTCCGCTGGGACGCCAATGGTGTCTGGTCCGTCACCGTGGCCGCAGAAATGGCGGGCAGAACCCCCATCATCGGCCCTACAATCG includes these proteins:
- the ctaD gene encoding cytochrome c oxidase subunit I, giving the protein MTTGSVEQADYTSLKSPANYTRLLDWVSTLDHKKIGIMYILTAVFYLGIGGFEALLMRIQLALPNNTFLGPKMFNQLFTMHGTTMVFLVGMPILTGFANYFVPLMIGARDVAFPRLNSFGFWIFFFGAALLHFSFLTGSAPNAGWFNYVPLSTKAYSSLQGVDYWIIGLLLMGIGSVSGAINIFATIISLRAPGMSLQRVPLFVWMMLMQVILIILALPALNSALAMLLIDRWLGSPFFDPSRGGSAVLWQHYFWIFGHPEVYILILPGFGMISEIIPVFSRKPIYGYTFVAASSVAIVLLGYGVWAHHMFAVGLGMYADIFFAVGSLLIAIPTGIKVFNWTATLWGGEINFNTSLHFAVAFLLQFVIGGLTGIMFAAVPIDWQLTDTYFVVAHFHYVLIGGLVFALFSATYYWFPKMTGRMLNERLGLTQFWLWVIGFNMTFMVQHFLGMMGMPRRVYTYADNPGWALLNGVASLGALFMAVGTLVLLWNIAVSLKRGKIAGDNPWDAFTLEWATTSPPPTENFETVPEIKSRRPVWDLNHPENADWKVETTPEDKGRRGNLPKIAAWAFIASEAVFFLLLLVAYVVFNTRSAEEEVTSAVLDVKRTGIFSLFLISSSVTFWIAERFLKRGMQKAFNISLGLTILLGITFLCGQAWEYTGLLMDNITINTDLFSATFFTVTGFHGIHVTAGVIALIVMLILGLKGSLTARKSNVFAAVGVYWHFVDVVWIAVFGIIYLGLLQ
- a CDS encoding cytochrome c oxidase assembly protein, with product MSSYFDLTSELWKWSSPIWLLVLALTGLYLVCLRGQSGKQIACFALAQLTLALAYISPIGVLSDGYLFSAHVVQHLALLLIVPLLLLLSLPSSAMETLFQNPLLNRIGHVLAVPFLGWLSGLGVMWFWHIPSFCSASTESYSLGIVRDATFLLAGLAFWWPIFSPVKRFHLPSAQAVLYLFSACLGCTLLGIYITFTVISVCPAFANPVDRIGILNMLYDQGLTPATDQKLGGLLMWVPPCSLYVTAIMVTLRRWYADMEPMAAPDTTGSLREAHR
- a CDS encoding QcrA and Rieske domain-containing protein, which produces MNSDQPTNETPCCQQQQRRTFLARLSIALSAVIGVIIALPGIGFVLAPVFRKPKQKWRKVGKLDDFKVGGFVLVQYEDSSSVPWAGITAKEGAWIRRASETEFIAFSINCRHLGCPVRWVDDPRLFMCPCHGGVYYEDGTVAAGPPPEPLQRLNVRINNGQVEIESGPTPLTLTKIT